From a single Phocoena sinus isolate mPhoSin1 chromosome 1, mPhoSin1.pri, whole genome shotgun sequence genomic region:
- the LOC116763948 gene encoding olfactory receptor 10K2, with product MEWVNETLVREFVFLGFSSLAGLQQLLFVVFLLVYMFTLGTNAVIISTIVLERALHTPMYFFLAGLSCSETCYTFVIVPKMLVDLLAQKKTISFLGCSIQMFSFLFLGCSHSFLLAAMGYDRYVAICNPLWYTVIMGHGMCVGLVAVAYLCGFTIAEIITSLVFHLPFHSSNQLHHFFCDISPVLKVASHHTHFSQFVIIMLCALVLVIPLLLILVSYIHIISAILQFPSTLGRYKAFSTCASHLIIVIVHYDCASFIYLRPKSNYSSSQDALISVSYTILTPLFNPMVYSLRNKEFKSALQRVVGRTISLP from the coding sequence ATGGAGTGGGTCAATGAGACCTTGGTGAGAGAGTTTGTCTTCCTCGGCTTCTCATCTCTGGCTGGGCTGCAGCAGCTGCTCTTCGTTGTCTTCCTGCTCGTCTACATGTTCACCCTGGGCACGAATGCTGTCATCATTTCCACCATTGTGCTGGAGAGAGCCCTCCACACCCCTATGTACTTCTTCCTTGCTGGACTCTCCTGCTCTGAGACTTGCTACACCTTCGTCATTGTACCCAAGATGCTGGTTGACCTGCTAGCACAGAAGAAGACCATCTCCTTCTTGGGCTGTTCTATCCAgatgttttccttcctcttcctagGTTGCTCGCACTCCTTCCTGCTGGCAGCCATGGGTTATGATCGCTATGTGGCCATCTGTAACCCTCTGTGGTACACAGTGATCATGGGACATGGGATGTGTGTGGGACTTGTGGCTGTTGCCTATCTCTGTGGTTTCACTATTGCAGAGATCATCACATCCTTGGTATTTCACCTGCCCTTTCACTCCTCCAACCAACTACACCATTTCTTCTGTGACATTTCTCCTGTTCTCAAGGTAGCATCCCACCATACCCACTTTAGTCAGTTTGTTATTATCATGCTCTGTGCATTGGTCCTGGTTATCCCCCTGTTATTGATTTTGGTATCCTATATTCACATCATCTCTGCTATACTCCAGTTTCCTTCCACATTAGGCAGGTACAAAGCTTTTTCCACCTGTGCTTCTCACCTCATTATTGTTATTGTCCATTATGACTGTGCCTCCTTTATCTACTTAAGGCCTAAGTCCAACTACTCCTCAAGCCAGGATGCTCTCATATCAGTATCCTACACTATCCTAACTCCATTGTTCAATCCTATGGTTTACAGTTTGAGAAATAAAGAGTTCAAATCAGCTCTTCAAAGAGTTGTGGGAAGAACAATTTCTCTGCCATGA